From a region of the Pseudoxanthomonas sp. X-1 genome:
- a CDS encoding type IV pilin protein: MSMRGSRLLSGFTLVELMIVVAVVAILAAIAYPSYQDYVRKARRAQAKADLLEYAQLAERFHTVNNTYANFTLPTTQSPREGGTAYYTLALSNQAQATFLITATAKGPQTSDKCGNLSINQAGVKTNSAGTLASCW; encoded by the coding sequence ATGAGTATGCGTGGCAGCAGACTTTTGTCTGGCTTTACCTTGGTCGAACTGATGATCGTCGTCGCCGTGGTCGCGATCCTCGCCGCGATCGCCTATCCGTCCTACCAGGACTACGTGCGCAAGGCACGCCGCGCCCAGGCCAAGGCCGACCTGCTGGAGTACGCCCAGCTCGCCGAGCGTTTCCATACGGTGAACAACACCTATGCGAACTTCACCCTGCCGACTACGCAGTCCCCGCGTGAGGGTGGCACCGCGTACTACACCCTGGCGCTCTCCAACCAGGCCCAGGCCACATTCCTGATCACGGCAACTGCGAAAGGTCCGCAGACCTCGGACAAATGCGGGAACCTGAGCATCAATCAGGCAGGGGTCAAGACGAACTCGGCTGGAACGCTTGCCAGCTGCTGGTAA
- a CDS encoding PilC/PilY family type IV pilus protein, whose product MKHRRLLLSSCLLLALAGGAGYVAYSVFAAQGAGTLSQSPLNIETNIKPAFIMGVDDSGSMITDELLFATSSGAGCWNNSTKSFFAADGTPLGSGTCYSKAVSSGVPRADQYGAARDPEYNRAYFNPAVTYLPWQTSDGSYEANSSPTAAKEDVRSNSGTTFDFTKTIDSGAIAYTAGMTLFEGTTYLNSDRCSNTPTPGVGAPTNEWITLSSNLTLASNCNIRLRYYPAVVYLSENATPPPGFNLSKRVLITGAGPGGSNLYKYEYLEGNFTTGGATAVQNFANWWTYHGNRNRATIAAMTQSIAEVKDMRVGYFTINKRNAVTMFDLNVAGDRQTLYSNMRALTGNSGTPLRQAVRFMGDQFRRKDIGAPVQLSCQKNASMLFTDGYTNDSYTGGGSIGVGDVDGSLPVPLNGSPSKDTIADFASWSYENNIRPDLVPGQVPVPDACSGANPDLKLDCNKNQHVNFYGITLGAVGKVYGVNAASTADPYKYPPTWSATGSMNLQPANVDDIWHAALNTRGEFINAQSPAEISEAMRRILASVGAGTTPSGSIGLTGARIGAGSLTVVPAYTSTNNSTDWYSTLTAQSVSSDILTGAISYSKLWEATDAGKIPAAASRNLLFGRTAGAVKPAVMAFTSANIADASVLCSDALTRCSASGSGNGIVGPDSKLKVTLDQAVDYLRGDQTLEKDASTPLRTRSTRLGDLVNSTPVISAATDDYGYANSLRDIQANGGSTYPYATSYSAYLETKKTLNRPMVYVGANDGFYHGFDGKTGAELFAYAPSASVGHMGNLLFPYNADDKNNQAFRHTFFVDGPSVVSDAYWGSTWKTVAVGALGAGGRGVFALNVTSPSSVGAASVLWEVNDSVSTTNIKNNIGYVLGKPVVVPVKAADGTVRWKAIFGNGYNSVSNRAVLFVVDMETGATTTIVAKEAGRDAIANGLGNVVVLDRYVGTSATAGRDGYADTVYAGDQNGAVWKFDLRNNSVPTTPLFVATDPSGVRQPIMGGFDAASGAGGGVMLYFGTGSFSFEDDKSDKQIQTLYGILDSGSSISGRSDLQQQSITAETKQAAGTTRTVTSNVVPAGKRGWFMDLGITSGGVVAPSGERFVGYPRVDSGLVYFPTYSPESNGSCAGEGINRLYGLNGLSGGAGLSVVRVGSPTGSTPGTGTGALTLTTSGSSPVKDVAVMSTARVAPLSSAKPTADEQKDALGARCSMVVQVAGADPLYVPRPCGRQSWRQIR is encoded by the coding sequence ATGAAGCACCGTCGCCTACTACTGTCCTCCTGTCTCCTCCTGGCCCTGGCCGGGGGCGCCGGATACGTCGCCTATTCGGTCTTCGCGGCGCAGGGCGCGGGCACGCTCTCCCAGTCGCCGCTGAACATCGAGACGAACATCAAACCCGCTTTCATCATGGGCGTCGACGATTCGGGCTCGATGATCACCGACGAACTGTTGTTCGCCACATCGTCCGGCGCCGGATGCTGGAACAACAGCACCAAGAGCTTCTTCGCCGCGGACGGAACGCCGTTGGGCTCCGGTACTTGCTATAGCAAGGCGGTGAGCAGCGGCGTGCCCAGGGCCGACCAGTATGGGGCGGCACGCGATCCGGAGTACAACCGAGCTTATTTCAATCCGGCGGTCACTTATCTGCCTTGGCAGACTTCCGACGGAAGCTACGAGGCCAACTCCAGTCCTACGGCGGCCAAGGAGGATGTCAGGTCCAACTCCGGCACCACGTTCGACTTCACCAAGACGATTGACTCGGGCGCCATTGCCTACACCGCCGGCATGACCCTTTTTGAAGGAACGACCTATCTCAACAGCGACAGGTGTAGCAATACACCGACGCCAGGCGTCGGTGCGCCGACCAATGAATGGATCACGCTTTCTTCGAATCTGACGCTCGCGTCGAACTGCAATATCAGGCTGCGCTACTACCCCGCGGTCGTCTATCTGAGTGAGAACGCGACGCCGCCGCCTGGATTCAACCTGAGCAAGCGTGTCCTGATCACCGGCGCCGGCCCGGGGGGAAGCAATCTCTACAAGTACGAATACCTCGAAGGCAATTTCACGACCGGCGGCGCGACGGCGGTCCAGAACTTCGCCAACTGGTGGACGTATCACGGCAACCGTAACCGCGCCACGATTGCCGCGATGACCCAGTCCATTGCGGAAGTGAAAGACATGCGCGTGGGCTACTTCACGATCAACAAGCGCAATGCGGTGACGATGTTCGATCTGAACGTCGCTGGCGACCGCCAGACGCTCTATTCCAACATGCGCGCGCTGACCGGCAATTCCGGCACGCCGTTGCGCCAGGCGGTCCGCTTCATGGGCGACCAGTTCCGCCGGAAGGACATCGGGGCGCCGGTCCAACTCTCCTGCCAGAAGAACGCCTCCATGCTCTTCACGGACGGGTATACCAATGACAGTTACACCGGTGGCGGGAGCATCGGCGTGGGTGACGTCGATGGCTCGCTGCCCGTCCCACTGAACGGAAGCCCGTCGAAAGACACCATCGCCGATTTCGCGAGCTGGTCGTACGAGAACAACATCCGCCCTGATCTGGTGCCTGGTCAGGTGCCGGTGCCGGACGCGTGCAGCGGCGCCAATCCGGACCTGAAGCTCGACTGCAACAAGAACCAGCACGTCAACTTCTACGGGATCACGCTCGGTGCCGTGGGCAAGGTGTACGGGGTCAATGCCGCGTCGACGGCGGACCCCTACAAGTATCCTCCCACGTGGTCCGCCACGGGCTCCATGAACCTGCAGCCCGCCAACGTCGATGACATCTGGCATGCCGCGCTTAATACCCGTGGCGAATTCATCAATGCCCAGTCGCCTGCGGAAATCTCGGAAGCCATGCGCCGCATCCTGGCGTCCGTGGGCGCCGGCACCACACCATCAGGGAGCATTGGTCTGACGGGCGCGCGCATCGGCGCCGGCTCGTTGACGGTGGTCCCTGCCTATACATCCACCAACAACAGCACGGACTGGTACAGCACGCTGACGGCCCAGTCGGTCTCCAGTGACATCCTGACCGGCGCGATCTCCTACAGCAAGCTCTGGGAGGCCACAGACGCCGGCAAGATTCCGGCCGCGGCCTCGCGCAATCTCCTGTTCGGCAGGACCGCGGGCGCGGTGAAGCCGGCGGTGATGGCCTTTACCAGCGCAAACATCGCGGACGCCTCGGTGCTCTGCTCCGATGCGTTGACGCGCTGCTCCGCCAGCGGTTCGGGCAATGGCATCGTCGGGCCCGACAGTAAACTCAAGGTGACGCTGGACCAGGCGGTGGACTATCTGCGTGGCGATCAGACGCTTGAGAAGGATGCGTCCACACCCTTGCGCACGCGCAGCACCCGCCTTGGCGATCTGGTCAACTCCACGCCCGTCATCAGTGCGGCGACCGATGACTATGGATACGCGAACTCCCTGCGCGATATCCAGGCCAACGGTGGTTCCACCTATCCATACGCGACCAGCTACAGCGCGTACCTGGAAACCAAGAAGACCCTCAATCGTCCAATGGTGTATGTCGGGGCCAACGATGGCTTCTACCACGGATTCGACGGCAAGACCGGGGCCGAGCTGTTTGCCTATGCACCTTCGGCCTCGGTTGGCCATATGGGCAATCTGCTGTTTCCCTACAACGCCGACGACAAGAACAACCAGGCCTTCCGCCACACCTTCTTCGTCGACGGCCCGTCGGTGGTGTCCGATGCCTACTGGGGATCGACCTGGAAGACGGTGGCCGTCGGAGCGCTGGGCGCTGGTGGGCGTGGCGTGTTCGCCCTCAATGTGACCAGCCCCTCCAGTGTCGGCGCGGCCAGCGTGCTCTGGGAGGTCAACGACAGTGTCAGCACCACCAACATCAAGAACAACATCGGTTACGTGCTTGGCAAACCTGTGGTGGTTCCGGTCAAGGCCGCCGACGGAACAGTCCGATGGAAGGCCATCTTCGGTAACGGCTATAACAGCGTAAGCAACCGTGCGGTGTTGTTCGTCGTGGACATGGAGACGGGTGCGACCACCACGATCGTGGCGAAGGAAGCCGGGCGTGACGCCATCGCCAACGGGCTTGGCAACGTGGTGGTGCTGGACCGTTACGTGGGCACCAGCGCGACCGCCGGACGCGATGGCTATGCCGACACCGTCTACGCGGGCGACCAGAACGGCGCGGTGTGGAAGTTCGACCTGCGCAACAATTCGGTTCCGACCACGCCGCTGTTCGTGGCGACCGATCCCAGCGGTGTGCGTCAGCCCATCATGGGCGGCTTCGATGCCGCCTCCGGAGCGGGCGGCGGTGTCATGCTGTACTTCGGGACGGGTAGTTTTTCCTTCGAGGACGACAAGAGCGACAAGCAGATCCAGACGCTCTACGGCATCCTCGATTCAGGGTCCAGCATCAGCGGGCGCTCGGACCTGCAGCAGCAGAGCATCACCGCCGAGACCAAACAGGCCGCCGGCACGACGCGGACCGTCACTTCGAACGTGGTGCCCGCGGGCAAGCGTGGCTGGTTCATGGACCTGGGCATCACCAGCGGCGGGGTCGTCGCGCCGTCCGGCGAACGTTTCGTCGGCTATCCGCGGGTGGACAGCGGCCTGGTGTACTTCCCCACGTACTCGCCTGAGAGCAATGGCTCCTGCGCGGGCGAGGGCATCAACCGGCTATATGGATTGAACGGTTTGTCGGGCGGCGCCGGGCTGTCGGTGGTCCGGGTCGGGTCACCGACTGGTTCGACCCCGGGGACGGGGACCGGAGCCTTGACGCTGACGACGAGCGGCTCCTCGCCTGTCAAGGACGTGGCTGTCATGTCCACGGCGCGCGTCGCCCCGTTGAGTAGCGCGAAGCCGACGGCGGACGAACAAAAGGATGCGTTGGGAGCACGCTGTTCCATGGTCGTCCAGGTCGCGGGCGCCGATCCCTTGTATGTGCCCAGGCCCTGTGGGCGTCAGTCTTGGAGACAGATCCGATGA
- a CDS encoding PilX N-terminal domain-containing pilus assembly protein, with protein sequence MRSVSLSSPSSQHGAVLYVALIMLILLALLGVVGMQVSGLQEKMSANYRNSNTAFQNAEARARQAECYVEAQVNRSSTTCDAVTVDLVCDTGFDATSWAYQRSMNNSPADSTKVRSIGRCISGNTSLAMGGRPESEDPNPVYQISAYATDVDTAPSADAAVDTIFRP encoded by the coding sequence ATGCGATCCGTTTCTCTTTCTTCGCCTTCCTCCCAGCACGGCGCGGTGCTGTACGTCGCACTGATCATGCTGATTCTGCTGGCGCTGCTCGGCGTGGTCGGCATGCAGGTCTCCGGTCTGCAGGAAAAGATGTCGGCCAACTACCGCAACAGCAATACGGCCTTCCAGAACGCCGAAGCCAGGGCCCGCCAGGCCGAATGCTATGTCGAGGCCCAGGTCAACCGGTCGTCCACCACCTGCGACGCGGTGACGGTGGACCTGGTCTGCGATACCGGGTTTGACGCCACCAGCTGGGCGTACCAGCGCTCCATGAACAACTCGCCCGCGGACAGCACCAAGGTGCGATCGATCGGGCGCTGCATCTCCGGCAACACCAGCCTGGCGATGGGCGGTCGGCCGGAAAGCGAAGATCCCAACCCCGTCTATCAAATCAGCGCTTACGCCACCGACGTGGATACCGCGCCGTCGGCCGACGCCGCCGTCGACACCATCTTCCGCCCTTGA
- a CDS encoding PilW family protein, which produces MNASTRKHALGLSLIELMIALLIGSILMLGVIQVFSASRNAYQLSQGMARVQENGRFAMDYLQRDVRMVGHYGCVNDQARLQTPGLLTSYVTGGDNPLNFAISLQGYEANGSGPADTVNLATPTAGWQPGLPAYLSGLNPKPGSDIIVMRFFYGSGAPVTVVGPAQLTVLAANWGALTGDGVGSPALFGVGDCSYADVFQASATDSGAGTVTTTNSDGVRTGIPDFVGHYTATPSGQATLYRAESMVYYVATRQGAPVSSLYRTRFGTDVNGAAVKTTTEELVEGIDSIQLIYGQDQSVDVSSLTGNVGVLATANTLGPAVANENAWRRVEQVRIGVIASSAEVANSAQRTQGSLTALGTSFTAPNDGRYRSSYESVVALRNRLYGN; this is translated from the coding sequence GTGAATGCCTCCACACGAAAGCATGCCCTGGGCCTGTCCCTGATCGAACTGATGATCGCGCTGCTGATCGGTTCGATCCTGATGCTTGGGGTGATCCAGGTGTTCTCGGCCTCGCGCAATGCCTACCAGCTCTCGCAGGGCATGGCCCGGGTGCAGGAGAACGGCCGCTTCGCCATGGATTATCTGCAGCGCGATGTGCGCATGGTCGGCCACTACGGCTGCGTCAACGATCAGGCGCGACTGCAGACGCCGGGCCTGTTGACCTCCTACGTGACCGGCGGCGACAACCCCCTCAATTTCGCCATTTCCCTTCAGGGTTATGAGGCCAACGGCTCCGGCCCGGCCGATACGGTGAACCTGGCGACGCCGACGGCGGGCTGGCAGCCAGGGTTGCCCGCATACCTGTCGGGGCTCAATCCGAAGCCCGGCAGCGACATCATCGTGATGCGCTTTTTCTATGGGAGCGGCGCTCCGGTGACCGTCGTCGGCCCCGCTCAGCTCACCGTGCTCGCGGCGAACTGGGGCGCGTTGACGGGCGACGGTGTGGGCAGTCCCGCCCTGTTCGGCGTGGGGGACTGCTCCTATGCGGATGTCTTCCAGGCCAGCGCGACCGACTCCGGCGCTGGCACGGTGACGACCACCAACTCCGATGGCGTGCGAACCGGCATCCCCGACTTCGTTGGTCATTACACGGCCACCCCTTCGGGCCAGGCCACGCTCTACAGAGCCGAATCGATGGTGTATTACGTGGCCACCCGTCAGGGTGCGCCGGTCTCGTCGCTCTACAGGACCCGCTTCGGTACTGACGTCAACGGCGCTGCGGTTAAGACGACGACGGAGGAGCTGGTCGAAGGCATCGACAGCATCCAGCTGATCTACGGCCAGGACCAATCGGTCGACGTCAGCTCGTTGACCGGCAACGTCGGCGTCCTGGCCACGGCGAACACCTTGGGTCCGGCGGTTGCCAATGAGAATGCGTGGCGCCGCGTGGAGCAGGTGCGCATCGGCGTCATCGCCAGTAGTGCGGAAGTGGCGAACTCCGCACAGCGGACACAGGGTTCTCTCACGGCACTGGGCACGAGTTTCACCGCGCCCAATGACGGGCGATATCGCTCTTCCTACGAGTCCGTCGTCGCCCTGCGCAACCGACTCTACGGAAACTGA
- the pilV gene encoding type IV pilus modification protein PilV: MNHHKPIGGRHAGGFTLLEVMVAILILGFGLLGLAMMQTMSVRFSESSNQRTQATNLVYELLDQMRSNRLLVAQYTAASYTSTATGTTCDYPASGTAISVSDSIALWQCRARATLGDGSSAVVTYANGVATVSLNWNDQRWEKDASRTTGVFQTGNVTMSSRL; encoded by the coding sequence ATGAACCATCACAAGCCAATCGGCGGACGCCACGCCGGCGGTTTCACCCTGCTGGAAGTGATGGTCGCGATCCTGATCCTGGGATTCGGCCTGCTCGGGCTGGCCATGATGCAGACCATGAGCGTGCGTTTCAGCGAAAGCTCGAACCAGCGCACCCAGGCCACCAACCTCGTGTACGAGTTGCTCGACCAGATGCGCTCGAATCGGTTGCTCGTCGCCCAGTACACCGCCGCCAGCTATACCTCGACCGCGACCGGCACCACCTGCGACTATCCAGCCTCGGGCACGGCGATCAGCGTCTCCGACAGTATCGCGCTCTGGCAGTGCCGGGCGCGCGCAACACTGGGTGACGGCTCTTCGGCCGTGGTGACCTATGCCAACGGCGTGGCCACGGTGTCTCTCAACTGGAACGACCAGCGCTGGGAAAAGGATGCGAGCCGCACCACGGGTGTTTTCCAGACGGGCAACGTCACGATGAGCAGCCGCCTGTGA
- a CDS encoding GspH/FimT family pseudopilin, with protein sequence MGFTLLELMVTLAVLAILAAIAFPSFQNTIRSTRVATASNQLLAAISLARTEAIKSRAAGLCPSSNATSCSGNWADGWLVWQDVDRNGNLDGTEPIVSYSSKPANITITGGEANQINFDARGRATGRDASNTALTGGTVLTVSSDPCPSGQRLRNVLTVNPSGQVTREQVTCP encoded by the coding sequence ATGGGCTTTACGCTGCTGGAACTGATGGTGACGCTCGCCGTGCTGGCGATCCTGGCGGCGATCGCGTTTCCGAGCTTCCAGAACACCATCCGTTCCACGCGGGTGGCGACCGCGAGCAACCAGCTGCTGGCCGCGATCTCCCTGGCCCGGACCGAGGCCATCAAGTCGCGTGCCGCCGGGCTCTGCCCGAGCTCCAACGCCACCTCCTGCAGCGGCAACTGGGCCGATGGCTGGCTGGTCTGGCAGGACGTCGATCGCAACGGCAACCTCGACGGCACTGAGCCGATCGTGAGCTATTCCAGCAAGCCTGCGAACATCACGATCACCGGCGGCGAGGCCAATCAGATCAATTTCGATGCGCGTGGCCGGGCAACCGGGCGCGACGCCTCGAACACGGCGCTGACCGGAGGGACGGTGCTGACGGTGTCTTCCGATCCGTGTCCGTCCGGCCAGAGGCTGAGGAACGTCCTGACGGTCAACCCCAGCGGCCAGGTCACTCGCGAGCAGGTCACGTGCCCATGA
- the ppnN gene encoding nucleotide 5'-monophosphate nucleosidase PpnN, with translation MSEVETRALPVVSTRIYPRGGLDILSRTEVARLRDASAGGMHELLRRCALAVLTSGSASDDPRAARDLYPDFDIQVLQRDRGVRIELLNAPAMAFVDGEIIRGVAELLFAVVRDLAYMAIELGEEYASTLETSAGITDAVFGQLRNARIIKPQEPNLVVCWGGHSISREEYLYTKEVGYELGLRGMDICTGCGPGAMKGPMKGATIAHAKQRQKQVRYIGVTEPGIIAAESPNPIVNHLVIMPDIEKRLEAFVRIGHGIIVFPGGVGTAEEILYLLGILLREENAHLPFPLVLTGPVVAAPYFEQIDTFIRLTLGEAAASRYQIIIGDPVAVAQAMKAGIAQVREHRKEARDAYYFNWSIDIPLAFQQPFAPTHEAMAQLDLHHGRAPHAIAADLRRAFSGIVAGNVKEDGMRRIEEFGPFEIHGDPQIMAALDDLLQAFVAQRRMKIAGDYKPCYRVVT, from the coding sequence ATGAGTGAAGTGGAAACCCGGGCGCTGCCGGTCGTGAGCACCCGCATCTATCCGCGCGGCGGGCTGGACATCCTGTCGCGCACCGAAGTGGCGCGTCTGCGCGACGCCTCGGCCGGCGGCATGCACGAGCTGCTGCGCCGCTGCGCGCTGGCGGTGCTGACCAGCGGCAGTGCCTCCGACGACCCGCGCGCCGCGCGCGATCTCTACCCCGACTTCGACATTCAGGTGCTGCAGCGCGACCGCGGTGTGCGCATCGAGCTGCTCAACGCGCCGGCGATGGCCTTCGTCGATGGCGAGATCATCCGCGGCGTGGCCGAGCTGCTGTTTGCCGTGGTGCGCGACCTGGCCTACATGGCCATCGAGCTGGGCGAGGAGTACGCGAGCACCCTGGAGACCTCGGCCGGCATCACCGACGCGGTGTTCGGCCAGCTGCGCAACGCACGCATCATCAAGCCGCAGGAGCCCAACCTGGTGGTGTGCTGGGGCGGCCACTCGATCTCGCGCGAGGAGTACCTCTACACTAAGGAAGTGGGCTACGAGCTGGGCCTGCGCGGCATGGACATCTGTACCGGATGCGGCCCGGGCGCGATGAAGGGCCCGATGAAGGGCGCCACCATCGCCCATGCTAAGCAGCGACAGAAGCAGGTCCGCTACATCGGCGTGACCGAGCCGGGGATCATCGCCGCCGAGTCGCCCAATCCGATCGTCAACCACCTGGTGATCATGCCGGACATTGAGAAGCGCCTGGAGGCCTTCGTCCGCATCGGCCACGGCATCATCGTCTTCCCCGGCGGTGTCGGCACGGCAGAGGAGATCCTCTACCTGCTGGGCATCCTGCTGCGCGAGGAGAACGCACACCTGCCATTCCCGCTCGTGCTGACCGGGCCCGTGGTGGCCGCGCCGTACTTCGAGCAGATCGATACCTTCATCCGCCTGACCCTCGGCGAGGCCGCTGCCTCGCGCTACCAGATCATCATCGGCGATCCGGTGGCGGTGGCGCAGGCGATGAAAGCCGGCATCGCCCAGGTGCGCGAGCACCGCAAGGAGGCGCGCGATGCGTACTACTTCAACTGGTCGATCGATATTCCGCTGGCCTTCCAGCAGCCGTTCGCGCCCACCCATGAGGCCATGGCCCAGCTGGACCTGCATCACGGCCGCGCCCCGCATGCCATCGCCGCCGACCTGCGTCGCGCCTTCTCGGGCATCGTCGCCGGCAACGTGAAGGAGGACGGCATGCGCCGGATCGAGGAGTTCGGGCCGTTCGAGATCCATGGCGACCCGCAGATCATGGCCGCCCTGGACGACCTGTTGCAGGCCTTCGTCGCCCAGCGCCGCATGAAGATCGCCGGCGACTACAAGCCCTGCTATCGGGTGGTGACCTGA